The Streptomyces collinus DNA segment GACGTCATCAAGCCCGGATATGCCGAGCTGAAATCCGAATGGCTGTTCCGTCAGACCGCTTCCACCAGTGGTTCTGCTGATGCCGAGGGCTGATCCGGGGTATTCGGCGTACTGCGGATGCAGACGGTGTTCGCAAATCCGACCGTATTTCGATGTTTGCGGCGGGTGGCGCCGGGTGTTTACGGTCGCTGGACCGCTCACCCATCCCGTCATCCCGTTACGAGGACGCATTTCATGAAGCAGTCTGCTGCCAAGTCCCTCGGTGTCGCCGCGCTCGGTGCCGCCTTCGCCGCCTCCGGTGCGGGCGCCGCCAACGCCGCCCCGGCCCTCCCGGACACCGCCCAGACGCTGGAGACCGTCACCGCGGCGCTCCCTGCGGAGCAGCTCTCCCAGACGCTGCCGGGCTCGGGTGAGGCGCTGGGCCAGGGACAGCCGGCGGCCGGTGCCGGTCTGGCCGCCGCGCAGCCGGTCACCGAGCAGGTGCTCGCCACGGGCCCGACGGGTCCGGCCGGCCTGCTGGGCGGACTCCCGGTGCAGGGCCTGCCCACGCAGGGCCTGCCGGTGAACGGAGTGCCGGTCGGCTGACCCACCCGCCGAGGCGGACACACATGCCGATGGGGCGCACCCGCACGGGGTGCGCCCCATCGGCGTTCTCGCATCAGGGTGTCACCAGGCCGTCTGGGTCTTGCCGTGGACCTTGTCCTCCGAGGGCAGCACGATCCACAGGGCGATGTACAGCAGGAACTGCGGGCCGGGCAGCAGGCACGAGACGAGGAAGATCACGCGCATCGTCGTCGCGGAGGTGCCGAAGCGCCGTGCCAGCGCGGCGCACACTCCGCCGATCATGCGGCCGTGGGTGGGGCGGGCGAGGCGGGACATGTGCGACTCCTTCAACGTCGGTGTGCGTGGGGTCTCTCGTCCGAGTACCCCATCTGCACTCCACGCTACGGAGACGAAGGGGGCAAAGCGTCGCTCCACGGGGCGATCCCGACCCTGGGAATCGTCGGGGTCCGACCCTGAGCCGGCTCCTCGGGCGGGAGGGGCGCACGCAGCACGCGGGCGGCGGTACGGCGGCGCAGCCAGGAGCGGCCCGCCGGGACCAGCGCGAGGTGCGCGAGGGCCACGCCCGCGGTGTTCAGGAACAGCGAGTCGACGTCGACGACCTGACCGGGCACGCCGGTCTGCAGCAGTTCGATGCCCCACGACAGCAGGGCGCCGGCCGCGACGGTGCGCAGCAGGGACGCCAGCGGCGAGACGACCAGCCTGCCGCTCACCATCGGCAGCAGCACACCCAGCGGGGCGAGCAGGGCCAGCCCCTCACCGATCCGGCGGGCCGCCGCGGGCCAGCCCAGGGCGAGATCGGCCCGGATACCGGCGAACGGCCGCAGATTGGCGGGCATCACCCAGGGGACGTCCAGCGGCCGCAGCGTTAACCAGGCGACGAACGCGAGGTGTGCGACGAGGAGGACACCTCCTGTCACACGGATGCGGAACGCGGCGCTGCCGCCGATGGAGCCTTGACGCTGCACGCCCCCCAAGACGCGGCCTCCGGCAGGATCGGTTCCGGGATGGACCCGGACAGGCCTGTGAGGCATGCGCCACAGCCCGGCCGGGTCACTCCCCGGCCACGCCCTTCGACGGCGGTTCCGTGCTGCCCGGCCGGGCCCGCACCTCGTCCGTGCACTCGTAGCGGCGCGGTGCCTCGCCGCCGGGACCGCCCAGGACCACCGAGCCGTCCCCCTCGGCCGCCGCCGAGTCGGAGAACGTGCAGACGATCTGCGCCAGGGCGTAGGAGGTGAGTCCGGCCGGTGCCGTGCTCAGCCGCAGCGTGTCCTCCGGATCGCCGGGGCGCGGTCCGCCGACGGTGATGCCGTCGCGGACGTCCGTGCTGTAGCCGGCTTCCTTCTCGGCGGCCGACGGCGGTGTGGCGAGCTGGTCCAGCAGGCCCTGCGCCACGAGCATGCGCCGCTCGGAGTCGGCCGCGCCGTCCGGGACCCGCACGGTCCGGTCGACGGTCACCAGAGCGGACCCGCACAGCAGGAACACCTGCACCGGCAGCCCCCGGGCCGCCTGCGTCGAGACGTCCGGCTCGGAGAGCGAGCACTGCACCCGCGAGGGCGCGGCCCCGAAGTTCGTCGGCACCTCCGTGGCCCGGATCCCGCAGCCGGCCAGCAGCACGGCGAGCGCCGGAACGGCCAGCAGACGGGGCACGGCCGCGAGACGGGCGGTCATCATGCGTCCCCCTTCGATTCCTCGCCCTGGGGCCGGTCGGTGCCGCTCTCGGGCCTCAGACCGTCCTCGGCGGGCTGCTCCTCCGCGGGGGACGTGCCGCGCGGGAGCCGCAGGGTGAACACCGCGCCGGAGTCGGGCGAGTTGGCCGCGGTGATCTCGCCGCCGTGGATGTGGGCGTTCTCCAGCGCGATGGACAGACCCAGGCCGCTGCCCTCGGAACGCGGACGCGAGGCACTGGCCTTGTAGAAGCGGTCGAAGACGTGCGGCAGGACGTCCTCCGGGATGCCGGGGCCGTGGTCCTGCACCTCGATGACGATCGAGTCGTCCGCCTCCCGCACCGACACCCGCACCGGGGAGCCGCCGTGCTTGAGCGCGTTGCCGATCAGGTTGGCCAGGATGACGTCCAGGCGGCGCGGGTCCAGCCGGGCGTGCAGGCCGCGCTCGGCGTCCAGCTCGACCGCGTCCAGCCAGGCCCGGGCGTCGATGCAGGCGGTGATCTGGTCGGCGAGGTCGACGTCGTCCAGGACCAGCCGGGCGGTGCCCGCGTCGAAGCGGGTGACCTCCATCAGGTTCTCGACCAGGTCGTTCAGCCGCCGCGTCTCGCTCACCACCAGCCGGACGGCGGGCTCGATCATCGGGTCCATGCTCCCGGTCTCCGCCTCCAGCTCCTCCTCCAGCACCTCCGTGACGGCGGTGATGGCGGTGAGCGGCGTGCGCAGCTCATGGCTCATGTCCGCCACGAACCGCCGGGACGACTCGTCGCGGGCGGCCATGTCGGCGACCCGCTTCTCCAGTGCCTCGGCCGCGTTGTTGAACGTCCGGGACAGATCGGCGAGTTCATCCGTCCCCGACACCCGCAGCCGGGTGTCCAGTTTGCCCTCGCCGAGCCGCCGCGCGGCCGCCCCGAGCCGCTGCACCGGCTTCAGCACCGTCGTCGCCGCGGCCTGCGCGAGCAGTGCCGAGCCGATCAGCGCGAGGCCCGTGGCGATGCCCAGCGACCAGGCCAGCGAGTTGAGGTCCTTCGCCTCCGGCTCCAGCGACTTGAGCATGTAACCGGTCGGCCCGCCGCCGATCACGCGCGTACCGGCCACCAGGTACGGCGTGTCGTGGTCGACTATCCGCTGCCAGTACAGGTGGTACGGCTGCTTGTTGCTGCCGTCGACCTTCTGCGCCTTGTTCACGGCCGTGCGCAGCGAGACCGGCACGTCGCCCAGCGAGAAGCCGCTCAGGCCGCCGGAGCTGCCGTAGACGGTCCGGCCCGCGGTGTCGCGGCCGACCAGCAGCACACTGAAGCGCTGGTCGCTGCCCGCCATCTGGCCCGCGGTGTGCTGCAGCTCGTCCTGCGTCGGACGCTCGGGCAGCGCGGCAGCCCGGTTCTGCATCTCCTGCTCGAAGTCGCGCAGCACGGCGTCCTGGGTGCGGGTGAGCACGGCCTCGCGGTTGAGCCAGTACGCGATCGCGGACGCGGACACGGCGGCCGTCAGGGCCACCAGGCCGAAGACGACGACCAGTCGCAGCCGCAGGCTGGTGAAGCGCAGCCGCGACAGAACTCCCTTGCGCGCCCCGGTCCAGCCGCGGGCCCCCCCTTGGTGCGCCTGGGTCACTGAGGCGCGTCCAGCCGGTAGCCGACACCCCGCACGGTACGGATCAGCGTCGGGGACGACGGCACGTCCTCGACCTTGGCGCGCAGCCGCTGGACACACGCGTCCACGAGCCGCGAGTCGCCCAGGTAGTCGTGTTCCCACACCAGCCGCAGCAGCTGCTGCCGGGACAGCGCCTGGCCCGGCCGCCGGCTCAGCTCCAGCAGCAGCCGCAGCTCGGTCGGCGTGAGCTGGAGGTCCTCGCCGTTCTTCGTCACGGTCATCGCCGAGCGGTCGATGACGAGGCTGCCGAAGCTCGCCGCGTCGTTCGACTCCCGCTCGCCGCGCCGCAGCACGGCCCGGATCCGGGCGTCCAGCACCCGGCCCTGCACCGGTTTGACGACATAGTCGTCGGCGCCGGACTCCAGCCCGACCACGACGTCGATGTCGTCGCTGCGCGCGGTCAGCAAGATGATCGGCAACTGGTCCGTGCGCCGGATGCGCCGGCACACCTCGAACCCGTCGATGCCGGGCAGCATCACGTCCAGCACGATCAGATCCGGCCGCTGCTCGCGCAGGAGCTTCAGACCGTCCTCACCGCTGGCAGCGGTCGCCACGCGGTGACCCTGGCGCGTCAGTGAGAGCTCCAGGGCCGTCCGGATGGCGTCGTCGTCCTCGATCAGCAACAGGGAAGGCACGCGCTCATTCTGGCCCATGGAGGGGTCGGGGTTCGACCGGTGGGGCCCACTCGGTGCGGCCGGTACCGCCGACGCGTGTGTGCAGCCTGTGTGCGGCCTGTGGCCGACCCCTGTGACAGGTCTGTGACAGTCGGCGGACACGGCCATGAAAGTGCCGCGGCAAGCTTTTCGGCACAGGCAAGGAAGCCCGCCCCAACCGGCGGGCCGCACACCGGAAGTCCACGACGGGGGGCGCGAGATGAACACGCTGCACGGCATCAGCACCAGCGCAGTTGTCACGCGTCTGCACGACGTGAACAGGGGTTCCGAGAAGTCCGGTGCTGTGAGCGGGCGGGGGTGCGCTCGCGGCGCCGGGCGTCAGCACACCGCGTTCATGACGGTGGTTGACGCACCCACGGGGGAGAACAAGGGGACGGGGGCGGCTCACGGGGGAGCCGCGTACGGGGAGGGCTCGGGGGAGCGCCGTTCACTGACGGAGGCGGAGTTCACCGCCTACGTTCAGGAGCGCCGCGCCTCCCTGTACGCAACCGCCTACCACCTCACCGGTGACCGCTTCGAGGCCGAGGACCTGCTGCAGAGCGCGCTGTTCTCGACCTACCGGGCGTGGGACCGGATCAGCGACAAGGCCGCGGTCGGCGGATACCTGCGCCGCACCATGACCAACCTGCACATCAGCGCCTGGCGGCGCCGCAAGCTCAACGAGTACCCGACCGAGGAACTGCCGGAGACGCCCGGCGACACGGACGCGATGCGCGGCACCGAGCTGCGCGCCGTCCTGTGGCAGGCGCTGGCCCGGCTGCCCGAACTCCAGCGCACCATGCTGGTCCTGCGCTACTACGAGGGCCGCACGGATCCGGAGATCGCGGAGATCCTCGACATCAGTGTCGGCACGGTGAAGTCCAGCATCTGGCGGTCGCTCCGCCGGCTGCGCGAGGACGAGGTCCTCAGCTTCGGCCGTGACGAGGAGGACGCCTTCGGCGAGCTCGTCGCCTGAAGGTCGGGGGAGCACCACAAGGGGGCCCACGGGGGAACCGTACGGACGCTGGGGGGCGTCTTCACGGGAGAGTGGGGACTCGGGGGAGGACAACGGGGGAGCACAGGAGCGGGACTGGAGGGCCGGGGGGTCCGTCCAGTCCCGCTTTCCTTTGTGCTCCGGCCACCCTGGGGCCGGGCAGCCGGCTAGGCCGCCGTACGGAGGCCCGCGCACCGGCCGGCCGCAGCCGCTGCCAGCCGGCCCATCGCCTCGTCGCGGTCGCAGGCGTGCGCGCCCAGTGCCGTCTGGCGGGCGACGATCGTGCGCTCCTCCCGCATCAGGCGCCAGCCGCGGCGCAGCAGGAACGGCACCGACTTGCGGCCCTCCTTCAGATCCCGCAGGAAGCGGCGGCGGAAGGTCTTCACCGGGCCGCGGCTCAGGCATAGTGCGTCGGCCAGGACGCCGAGTTCACGGCAGCGCGTGACGATCTCCGCGGCGAAGATGCCCTCCGCGATGAACAGCGGGGTCCGCCCGATGTCGACCGTCTCCGCGCCGGTGCGGGCGCTGAGCGAGATGTCATACACGGGAACGTCCGTACGACCCGTGCGGCACAGCCGGGTGATCGCGGCGACGGCCGTGTCCGCGTCCCACGAATCCGGATGGTCCCAGTCGATGTCGGAGCTCTCCGCCACGAGCGGCAGCGTCGGGTCGTCGCCCTCCTTGTAGAAGTCGTCGAGCCGCAGCACCGGGAGGCCGGAGCGGGCCGCGAGGAGGGACTTGCCGGAGCCGGAAGGGCCGCAGAGCAGCACGACTCGCGTCGATATGGGCAGAGGAGAACTCACGGGACACCAGTGTGAGGCATCCACCGGGGGCCGTACGACCCCGCGGGTCGCCTTTGATGCGCGCGTCACACCTCAACTACCCTCAGCCGCCATCCGATTACCCAGCGCATCTGAAGGTTTCCTGGGGGAGACCGGGCCACGGTCCGGACTCCAGGCAGCGGGTGACACCCTCGCCCACACCACCGGCCCCGGTCACGGGTCTCCAGCCCACCCCCTCGCCGGCACGGGAGCGGACCCGCTCGACAACAGCGTCGGCACCGACCTCGCCGACTTCAAGCCGGTGACGTCCCAGGCGCTGAAGGGGCCCGTGGCGCAGTCGATCGGGAGCGTCCCGGTGGTGGAACACTGTGACAGGGCTGCTGTCGCAGCCGTAGCTCACCGGCCCCGCAGCGGGACCTCCCGGACCAGCCACGCCACGGCGAAGGCCACGGCGCACAGGACGGCCGTGCCGAGCGCGACACCGTGCAGGCCGTCCACGACACCCGTCCGGAACGCCTGCCGTACCGGCGCCGGCAGGTCCCGCAGCAGCCCGGGTGTCAGCTCGCCTTGGGTCAGCCGCCCGGCGTCCGCGCCGAGCCGGTCCGTCACACCGGCCGTGAGCCGGCTGGTGTAGACGGACCCGAGGACGGCGACGCCGAGGGAGCCGCCGATGGTGCGCAGCAGCGTCTGTGTGCCGCCGGCCGCGCCCATGTCGCGGGGCTCGGCGCTGTTCATCGTGAGGAGCATCGCCGGCTGCATCAGGCAGCCGATGCCCACGCCCAGCACGAGCGTCAGACCGGAGGCGACGGGCACCGTCGTGGCCGTGCCGAGCGTCAGCAGCGACAGCGCCCCGGCCGTGGCCAGCGCGCCGCCCGCGATCGGATAGGCGCGGTAGCGTCCGCCGTCGGCGATCCGCCGGCCGATGACGAGCTGGGCGCCCATCATGCCGAGCATCAGCGGCAGGAGCAGCAGGCCGCTCTCGGTGGACGACGTGTCCCGCACGAACTGCAGGTACTGGGGTAGGTAGCTCGCCGCCGCGAGCATGGCCGCGCCCGTGACGAAACTGAGGACCTGGGCCACCGTGAAGTTCCGGTCCCGGAACAGCCGGGGCGGGATCACCGGCTCCGGTGCGCGCCGCTCGACGCGCACGAAGGCGGCCAGCGCGCCTGCGCAGACCAGGGCGAGCCCGATGATCTCCGGTGACGTCCAGGCGTACGTCGTCCCGGCCCAGCTCGCCAGCAGCGTCAGGGCGAGGATCGCTGCGGTGAGCAGCCCTGCCCCCGCCAGGTCGACCGGCGCCTTGACGCGTGCCGCCCGCAGCCGGACACCCCACCCGATGAGCGCGAGCGCGACGGCGCCGACCGGGACGTTGACGTAGAACACCCAGCGCCAGTCCAGGTGGTCCGTGAGGAAGCCGCCCATCAGGGGGCCGCCGATCATCGCGGCGGGCAGTAGCACTCCGATCAGTGACTGGGCGCGTCCGGCCTCGGCCGGGGTGAGCAGCGTGCCGATGAGCGCCAGCGCCCCTACGAACAGTCCGCCCGCGCCGATTCCCTGCAGCGCCCGGAAGGCGATCAACTGGCCCATGTCCTGGGCGAGTCCGCACAGCATCGAGCCGGCCAGGAACACGGTGATGGAGGTGAGGTAGCTGCCCTTGTGGCCGTACAGGTCGCCGAGTTTGCCCCAGACGGGGGTGGAGACGGCCGTGGTCAGCAGGTAGGCGGTGATCACCCAGGAGAGGTGGCCGAGGCCGCCGAGGTCGCCGACGATGGTGGGCAGGGCGGTACCGACGACCGTGCCGTCGAGTGTGGCGAGCACGATGCCGAGCAGCAGGCCGCCGATGACGAGCCGGGAGGGCGGGGTGACCGGGCGGGCGGCCTCCTCGGTGGCGTCTCCCGCGGCGCGTGTGTCCATGATTGCCCTTCCCCCTGCTGCGAGGCCGGTGATCAGGCGACGTAGCTGCGGACGGACTTGGCGTCCCGCAGGGCGTGACCCCACCAGGCGAGCTGGTCGAGCAGGGCCTTCACGGCGGTGTCGGCGGCGGGGTCCTTGCAGGCGCCGTCCTCGTCGAAGCGGCTCCACGCGTCGTGGAGGCTGACGGAGTTGCGGATGGTCATGGCGTTCACCTCGGCCATGACGACCCGCAGGTGCTCCACCGCGCGCAGACCGCCGGACAGGCCGCCGTACGAGACGAAGCCGACCGGCTTGCCGTGCCACTCCTCGCCGTGCCAGTCGATCGCATTCTTCAAGGACGCCGGGAAGCTGTGGTTGTACTCGGGCGTGACGAGGACGAAGGCGTCGGCTGCCGCGAGGCGCGGTGAGACGAGGGCCAGTTGCTCCCGGCTGCCGGGCGATGGCTGCCGGCCGAACGCCGGAAACACAATCGGCAGCGGCGTCTTCGCGAGGTCGACGACGTCGGCCACCAGGTCGTCGCGCTGGTGGAGATGGCCGGTCAGCCACGTCGTCACCACGGGTGCGAAGCGTCCCTCGCGAGTCGAGCCGACGAGGACGGCGACGCGGAGCGGTTCGCTGCGTTCGGGCATGGGTCTCCCCCTGGATGTGTACGACGTATCTTGGTGCGTACAGCGTACACAGGTGCTGTGTGCGGCGTCTACTGGAGATACGCTGTACACGGCATCGAGCGGGAGGAGCGGGGCCATGCCGGTCACGAAGAAGGAGGCCGAGGAGAGCGGGGGCGAGGGGCCCTCTCTCTGGGAGCGCATGGAACGGCCCGCTCCTCTGCCTCGCGCCTCGCTGAGCCTGGAGCGGATCGCCGCCGCCGCGGTCGAGATCGCCGACGAGGAGGGCGGCGCCGCCGTCACCATGCGCCGCCTCGCCGCCAAGCTGGGCGTCGCCCCCATGGCGGCCTACCGGCACGTCGACGGCAAGGACGACCTCTGGGCGCTCATGATCGACCGCGTCTCCCGGGACCTGGCCGTACCGGAGGGCGTGACGGACTGGCGTGAGGTACTGCGCTCCTACGCCTTCCAGACGCGGGAGCTGATGCTCGCCCACCCGTGGATGGCGGTCATGCCCACCCCCGTCATCATGCTCACACCGTCACGGATGGCCGTGGCGGAACGGCAGCTGGCCGCGCTCGCCGTCTGCGGCCTGGACGCCGACTCCGTGATGGCCGCATTCCGGGCCGTCACCTCCTTCGTGCACGGCTCGGCCCAGACCGAGATCGCCCTGCGCGACTACCAGGAACGCCACGGCTGGGCCGGCGGCGACGAGACCCGCGAGGCGCTCGCCCCGCAGATGCGCTACCTGGTGGGCACGGGCCGCTACCCGGCCTTCGAGCAATACGCCCTCGGCGCGACCCGCAAGGACGACCGGGCCTGGGAGTTCGCGTTCGGCCTCGACTGCGTCCTCGACGGCATCGGGCAGCGGCTCGGGATCTGAGGCGGCATCCGGGGCGGTGCGGACGCGGAGAAGCCCCGGCCCTCCCGGACGGAGGAGGGCCGGGGCTTCGGCTGTGACGGGTGGCTCAGTACGAGGAACCCGACGCGCCCAGCGAACCCGTGGGGTGCCAGACCGTCTTCGTCTCCAGGAACGCCGTCAGCCGGTCGGTGCCGGGTGTCTCCGTGTAATCCACAGGCTGTGGACGGAGGACGCGCTTGAGGTTGTCCGCCGCGGCGATCTCCAGGTCCTTCGCCAGGACCTCGTCGGCGCCCGCGAGGTCGATCGCGTTGACGTCCTGGTGGGCGGCGAGCGGGGCCGCGATCTCCGCCGTGCGGCCCGACAGGACGTTGACCACGCCGCCGGGGACGTCCGAGGTGGCCAGCACCTCGGCCAGGGACAGCGCCGGCAGCGGGGCCTTCTCGCTGGCCACGACGACCGCGGTGTTGCCCGTCGCGATCACCGGGGCGAGCACCGACACCAGGCCCAGGAAGGACGACTCCTGGGGCGCCAGGACGGCGACCACGCCCGTCGGCTCGGGAGAGGACAGGTTGAAGAACGGGCCCGCGACCGGGTTGCCGCCGCCGACCACCTGGGCGATCTTGTCGGTCCAGCCCGCGTACCAGACCCAGCGGTCGATCGTCGCGTCCACGACCGCGGCCGCCTTGGACTTCGACAGGCCCTCCGCGTCGGCCACCTCACGGGTGAACTGGTCGCGGCGGCCCTCCAGCATCTCGGCCACGCGGTAGAGGACCTGACCGCGGTTGTACGCCGTCGCCCCGGACCAGGCGCCGAACGCCTTGCGCGCCGCGACCACCGCGTCACGGGCGTCCTTGCGGGACGACAGCGGCGCGTTCGCCAGCCACTTGCCCTTCGAGTCGGTCACCTCGTACACCCGGCCGCTCTCGGAACGCGGGAACTTCCCGCCGACGTACAGCTTGTAGGTCTTGAAGACAGTCAGGCGGTCAGACATCGAGGTATGCCTCCAGGCCGTGACGGCCGCCCTCGCGGCCGAAGCCCGACTCCTTGTAGCCGCCGAACGGCGACGTCGGGTCGAACTTGTTGAACGTGTTGGACCAGACGACACCCGCGCGGAGCTTGTTCGCGACCGCCAGGATGCGGGAGCCCTTCTCCGTCCAGATACCGGCGGACAGGCCGTACGGCGTGTTGTTGGCCTTGGCGACCGCCTCGTCCGGAGTGCGGAACGTCAGCACCGACAGCACCGGGCCGAAGATCTCGTCCCGGGCGACCGTGTGCGCCTGCGTGACGTTCGTGAACAGCGTCGGGGCGAACCAGTAGCCGCTCTCCGGCAGCTCGCACGCCGGCGACCAGCGCTCGGCGCCCTCCGCCTCGCCCTGCTCGACGAGCGAGGTGATGCGGGTGAGCTGCTCCTCGGAGTTGATCGCGCCGATGTCCGTGTTCTTGTCCAGCGGGTCGCCGAGGCGCAGCGTGGACAGGCGGCGCTTCAGGGACTCCAGGAGCTCCTCCTGGATCGACTCCTGCACCAGCAGGCGGCTGCCGGCGCAGCAGACCTGGCCCTGGTTGAAGAAGATGCCGTTGACGATGCCCTCGACGGCCTGGTCGATCGGGGCGTCGTCGAAGACGATGTTGGCGCCCTTGCCGCCCAGCTCCAGCGTGACCTTCTTGCGCGTCCCGGCGACCGTGCGGGCGATCTCCTTGCCGACGGCCGTGGAGCCGGTGAAGGCGACCTTGTTCACGTCGGGGTGGGCGATCAGCGCGGCGCCGGCGTCGCCGTAGCCCGGGAGGATGTTGACGACGCCCTTGGGCAGGCCCGCCTGGCGGCAGATGTCCGCGAAGAACAGCGCCGACAGGGGGGTGGTCTCGGCCGGCTTCAGGACGACCGTGTTGCCGGTCGCGAGGGCCGGGGCGATCTTCCACGCCAGCATCAGGAGGGGGAAGTTCCAGGGGATGACCTGGCCCGCCACGCCCAGCGGCCTCGGGTTCGCCCCGTAGCCCGCGTGGTCGAGCTTGTCGGCCCAGCCCGCGTAGTAGAAGAAGTGCGCGGCGACCAGGGGCAGGTCGGCGTCGCGCGTCTCCTTGATCGGCTTGCCGTTGTCGAGGGTTTCGAGGACGGCGAGCTCGCGGGAGCGCTCCTGGATGATGCGGGCGATGCGGAAGAGGTACTTCGCGCGCTCCGCGCCCGGGAGCGCCGACCACTTCTCGAAGGCCCGGCGCGCGGCCTTCACCGCACGGTCGACGTCCTCGGAACCGGCCCGGGCGATCTCGGAGAGGACCTCCTCGGTGGACGGGGAGACGGTCTTGAAGACCTTGCCGTCCGCCGCCTCGACGAACTCGCCGTCGATGAACAGGCCGTACGAGGGCGCGATGTCGGCGATCGCGCGCGACTCGGGGGCCGGGGCGTATTCGAATACGGGTGCCATGGTGATCAGTCCACCGTCACGTAGTCGGGGCCGGAGTAGCGGCCGGTGGCCAGCTTCTGGCGCTGCATCAGCAGGTCGTTCAGCAGCGACGAGGCGCCGAAGCGGAACCAGTGGTTGTCCAGCCAGTCCTCGCCCGCGGTCTCGTTGACCAGCACGAGGAACTTGATGGCGTCCTTGGAGGTGCGGATGCCGCCGGCCGGCTTCACACCGACCTGGATGCCGGTCTGGGCACGGAAGTCGCGGACGGCCTCCAGCATGAGGAGGGTGTTCGCGGGGGTGGCGTTCACCGCGACCTTGCCGGTGGAGGTCTTGATGAAGTCCGCGCCCGCCAGCATCCCGAGCCAGCTCGCGCGGCGGATGTTGTCGTACGTCGAGAGCTCGCCCGTCTCGAAGATGACCTTCAGGCGCGCGGAGGTCCCGCAGGCCTCCTTCACGGCCGTGATCTCGTCGTACACCTTCAAGTATCGACCCGAGAGGAACGCCCCGCGGTCGATGACCATGTCGATCTCGTCCGCACCGGCGGCGACGGCGTCCCGCACGTCGGCCAGCTTGACGTCGAGCGCGGCGCGGCCGGCCGGGAACGCCGTGGCGACCGAGGCGACCTTCACGCCGGAGCCGGCTACGGCCTCCTTGGCCACGGCCACCATGTCGGGGTAGACGCAGACCGCCGCCGTGGACGGCGTCGTGCGGTCCGTCGGGTCGGGCTTGACCGCCTTCGCGCCGAGCGCCCGGACCTTGCCCGGGGTGTCCGCGCCTTCCAGCGTCGTCAGGTCGACCATCGAGATGGCGAGGTCGATGGCGTACGCCTTGGCGGTCGTCTTGATCGAACGGGTGCCGAGC contains these protein-coding regions:
- a CDS encoding ATP-binding protein, producing MKQSAAKSLGVAALGAAFAASGAGAANAAPALPDTAQTLETVTAALPAEQLSQTLPGSGEALGQGQPAAGAGLAAAQPVTEQVLATGPTGPAGLLGGLPVQGLPTQGLPVNGVPVG
- a CDS encoding PspC domain-containing protein, which gives rise to MSRLARPTHGRMIGGVCAALARRFGTSATTMRVIFLVSCLLPGPQFLLYIALWIVLPSEDKVHGKTQTAW
- a CDS encoding VanZ family protein, whose amino-acid sequence is MQRQGSIGGSAAFRIRVTGGVLLVAHLAFVAWLTLRPLDVPWVMPANLRPFAGIRADLALGWPAAARRIGEGLALLAPLGVLLPMVSGRLVVSPLASLLRTVAAGALLSWGIELLQTGVPGQVVDVDSLFLNTAGVALAHLALVPAGRSWLRRRTAARVLRAPLPPEEPAQGRTPTIPRVGIAPWSDALPPSSP
- a CDS encoding sensor histidine kinase yields the protein MTQAHQGGARGWTGARKGVLSRLRFTSLRLRLVVVFGLVALTAAVSASAIAYWLNREAVLTRTQDAVLRDFEQEMQNRAAALPERPTQDELQHTAGQMAGSDQRFSVLLVGRDTAGRTVYGSSGGLSGFSLGDVPVSLRTAVNKAQKVDGSNKQPYHLYWQRIVDHDTPYLVAGTRVIGGGPTGYMLKSLEPEAKDLNSLAWSLGIATGLALIGSALLAQAAATTVLKPVQRLGAAARRLGEGKLDTRLRVSGTDELADLSRTFNNAAEALEKRVADMAARDESSRRFVADMSHELRTPLTAITAVTEVLEEELEAETGSMDPMIEPAVRLVVSETRRLNDLVENLMEVTRFDAGTARLVLDDVDLADQITACIDARAWLDAVELDAERGLHARLDPRRLDVILANLIGNALKHGGSPVRVSVREADDSIVIEVQDHGPGIPEDVLPHVFDRFYKASASRPRSEGSGLGLSIALENAHIHGGEITAANSPDSGAVFTLRLPRGTSPAEEQPAEDGLRPESGTDRPQGEESKGDA
- the afsQ1 gene encoding two-component system response regulator AfsQ1 — its product is MPSLLLIEDDDAIRTALELSLTRQGHRVATAASGEDGLKLLREQRPDLIVLDVMLPGIDGFEVCRRIRRTDQLPIILLTARSDDIDVVVGLESGADDYVVKPVQGRVLDARIRAVLRRGERESNDAASFGSLVIDRSAMTVTKNGEDLQLTPTELRLLLELSRRPGQALSRQQLLRLVWEHDYLGDSRLVDACVQRLRAKVEDVPSSPTLIRTVRGVGYRLDAPQ
- a CDS encoding SigE family RNA polymerase sigma factor, translated to MNTLHGISTSAVVTRLHDVNRGSEKSGAVSGRGCARGAGRQHTAFMTVVDAPTGENKGTGAAHGGAAYGEGSGERRSLTEAEFTAYVQERRASLYATAYHLTGDRFEAEDLLQSALFSTYRAWDRISDKAAVGGYLRRTMTNLHISAWRRRKLNEYPTEELPETPGDTDAMRGTELRAVLWQALARLPELQRTMLVLRYYEGRTDPEIAEILDISVGTVKSSIWRSLRRLREDEVLSFGRDEEDAFGELVA
- a CDS encoding uridine kinase family protein — protein: MTRASKATRGVVRPPVDASHWCPVSSPLPISTRVVLLCGPSGSGKSLLAARSGLPVLRLDDFYKEGDDPTLPLVAESSDIDWDHPDSWDADTAVAAITRLCRTGRTDVPVYDISLSARTGAETVDIGRTPLFIAEGIFAAEIVTRCRELGVLADALCLSRGPVKTFRRRFLRDLKEGRKSVPFLLRRGWRLMREERTIVARQTALGAHACDRDEAMGRLAAAAAGRCAGLRTAA
- a CDS encoding MDR family MFS transporter; protein product: MDTRAAGDATEEAARPVTPPSRLVIGGLLLGIVLATLDGTVVGTALPTIVGDLGGLGHLSWVITAYLLTTAVSTPVWGKLGDLYGHKGSYLTSITVFLAGSMLCGLAQDMGQLIAFRALQGIGAGGLFVGALALIGTLLTPAEAGRAQSLIGVLLPAAMIGGPLMGGFLTDHLDWRWVFYVNVPVGAVALALIGWGVRLRAARVKAPVDLAGAGLLTAAILALTLLASWAGTTYAWTSPEIIGLALVCAGALAAFVRVERRAPEPVIPPRLFRDRNFTVAQVLSFVTGAAMLAAASYLPQYLQFVRDTSSTESGLLLLPLMLGMMGAQLVIGRRIADGGRYRAYPIAGGALATAGALSLLTLGTATTVPVASGLTLVLGVGIGCLMQPAMLLTMNSAEPRDMGAAGGTQTLLRTIGGSLGVAVLGSVYTSRLTAGVTDRLGADAGRLTQGELTPGLLRDLPAPVRQAFRTGVVDGLHGVALGTAVLCAVAFAVAWLVREVPLRGR
- a CDS encoding NADPH-dependent FMN reductase, encoding MPERSEPLRVAVLVGSTREGRFAPVVTTWLTGHLHQRDDLVADVVDLAKTPLPIVFPAFGRQPSPGSREQLALVSPRLAAADAFVLVTPEYNHSFPASLKNAIDWHGEEWHGKPVGFVSYGGLSGGLRAVEHLRVVMAEVNAMTIRNSVSLHDAWSRFDEDGACKDPAADTAVKALLDQLAWWGHALRDAKSVRSYVA
- a CDS encoding TetR/AcrR family transcriptional regulator, with the protein product MPVTKKEAEESGGEGPSLWERMERPAPLPRASLSLERIAAAAVEIADEEGGAAVTMRRLAAKLGVAPMAAYRHVDGKDDLWALMIDRVSRDLAVPEGVTDWREVLRSYAFQTRELMLAHPWMAVMPTPVIMLTPSRMAVAERQLAALAVCGLDADSVMAAFRAVTSFVHGSAQTEIALRDYQERHGWAGGDETREALAPQMRYLVGTGRYPAFEQYALGATRKDDRAWEFAFGLDCVLDGIGQRLGI